In one window of Pseudomonas putida DNA:
- a CDS encoding TonB-dependent siderophore receptor: MSARRSSLASSIRQATLALSLCSAALATSTAWAAPQHYDIPAGSLAAAISQFAAASGVTISFSQEEADGLRSSGLHGSFELEQGFAHLLQGTGLRIQQMGEKRYVLSKAPAEGTVELGATSIDATGLGSTTEGTGSYATGSASTATGLRLSARETPQSISVVTRQRIEDQNLTDVAQVLEQTPGVVVDSMGPAGSDGNNIYVRGFQVGSYQVDGVNRPDSYGFRDDLADMVSYDRVEVVRGATGLMSGTGDPGATINLIRKKPTLQTQRKLTLKAGSWDNYRTELDVSGKLSESGHVRGRFVASTTDSQSHIDRQSLERQVAYGVVEWDVTDSTMLTVGAEYQEMDNDGAGNHGFPMFNSDGSHFKPSRSFNSASDWSYHKRRTKTLFTTLEHQLDNGWQLKLNAEHSRRSYDDAFATAANGTVNPDGSGISTWTGRWAGDPRQTSFDLSASGPFELLSREHQAYVGASHYRAYYRNDGYPLWSFQTIDNIHTWDGSLAVPDAIHTKSSRDALDETQDGLVASVRWSLADDLSLITGARVIDWKRDEANTNLSSGATRRTSRSETGVVTPYIGLVYDLAENWSAYASYTTIFKPQNSKDVGGNYLDPLEGVNYELGIKSEFFDKRLTTALSVFEVHQDNLAVADGSNLAPDGNQAYRAESGTKTRGFEMEMTGEILPDWQVSASYTYAVSKNADGDRLLTEVPRDTLKLFTSYRLQSLPQLKVGGGVRWQGMEYYKDAGPNNETFTQGAYSIVDVMAQYAFTPQTSVSLNLNNLFDEKYYTAIGSRGWYGTPRSATATLVYAF; encoded by the coding sequence ATGTCCGCACGCCGTTCCTCGCTAGCCAGCAGCATTCGCCAGGCGACCCTCGCGCTGAGCCTGTGCAGCGCCGCACTGGCGACTTCGACCGCCTGGGCTGCCCCACAGCACTACGATATTCCCGCTGGCAGCCTGGCCGCTGCGATCAGCCAGTTCGCCGCGGCCAGCGGCGTGACCATCAGCTTCAGCCAAGAAGAGGCGGATGGCCTGCGGTCATCGGGGCTGCACGGCAGCTTCGAGCTGGAGCAGGGTTTCGCCCACTTGCTGCAAGGTACCGGATTACGGATCCAGCAGATGGGCGAGAAGCGCTACGTGCTGAGCAAGGCGCCAGCCGAAGGCACGGTGGAACTGGGGGCCACCAGCATCGATGCCACGGGGCTGGGCAGCACGACCGAGGGTACTGGCAGCTATGCGACGGGCTCGGCGAGCACCGCGACCGGCCTGCGCCTGTCGGCACGCGAGACGCCCCAGTCCATCAGTGTGGTCACCCGCCAGCGGATCGAAGACCAGAACCTGACGGACGTTGCCCAGGTGCTTGAACAGACCCCTGGTGTGGTCGTCGACAGCATGGGGCCGGCCGGTAGTGACGGCAACAACATTTATGTCCGTGGTTTCCAGGTGGGCAGCTACCAGGTCGACGGCGTCAATCGACCTGACAGCTACGGTTTTCGTGACGACCTGGCCGATATGGTGAGCTACGACCGCGTCGAGGTGGTTCGCGGCGCCACGGGGCTGATGTCGGGTACCGGTGATCCGGGCGCCACCATCAACCTGATTCGCAAGAAACCGACGCTGCAGACCCAGCGCAAACTGACGCTCAAGGCCGGCTCCTGGGACAACTATCGCACCGAGCTGGACGTGTCCGGGAAGCTGTCCGAAAGCGGCCATGTCCGTGGGCGCTTCGTGGCGTCGACCACCGACAGCCAAAGCCATATCGACCGCCAATCGCTGGAGCGCCAGGTGGCCTACGGCGTGGTGGAGTGGGATGTCACCGACAGCACGATGCTGACCGTAGGCGCCGAATACCAGGAGATGGACAACGACGGCGCGGGCAACCATGGCTTCCCGATGTTCAATAGCGATGGCAGCCACTTCAAGCCTTCGCGCTCGTTCAACTCGGCGTCCGACTGGAGCTATCACAAGCGCCGCACGAAAACCCTGTTCACCACCTTGGAGCACCAGTTGGACAACGGCTGGCAGCTGAAACTGAACGCCGAGCACAGCCGCCGCAGCTATGACGACGCCTTCGCCACCGCCGCCAACGGCACCGTAAACCCCGACGGCAGCGGCATCAGTACCTGGACCGGCCGTTGGGCGGGGGACCCCCGGCAGACGTCGTTCGATCTCTCTGCCTCTGGCCCCTTCGAGTTGCTGTCGCGCGAGCACCAGGCGTATGTGGGCGCCAGTCATTACCGGGCGTATTACCGCAATGACGGTTATCCGCTCTGGTCTTTCCAGACCATCGACAACATCCATACCTGGGACGGCTCGCTGGCGGTTCCGGATGCCATCCACACCAAGTCGTCGCGCGATGCGCTGGACGAAACCCAGGATGGCCTGGTGGCTTCGGTGCGCTGGAGCCTGGCCGATGACCTGTCGCTGATTACCGGTGCGCGGGTGATCGACTGGAAACGTGACGAAGCCAACACCAACCTCTCGAGCGGGGCGACCCGCCGGACCTCGCGCAGCGAAACCGGCGTCGTCACGCCATACATCGGGCTGGTGTACGACCTGGCCGAGAACTGGTCGGCCTACGCCAGCTACACCACCATCTTCAAGCCGCAGAACAGCAAGGATGTGGGCGGCAACTACCTCGACCCGCTCGAAGGCGTGAACTACGAGCTGGGTATAAAGAGCGAGTTCTTCGACAAGCGCCTGACCACCGCGCTCAGCGTTTTCGAAGTGCACCAGGATAATCTCGCCGTGGCCGACGGCAGCAACCTTGCCCCGGATGGCAACCAGGCTTACCGCGCCGAGTCCGGCACCAAGACCCGTGGTTTCGAAATGGAAATGACGGGGGAGATCCTGCCTGACTGGCAAGTCTCCGCGAGCTACACCTACGCGGTGAGCAAGAACGCCGATGGCGATCGCCTGCTCACCGAAGTACCACGCGATACCCTCAAGCTGTTCACCAGCTACCGCCTGCAGTCGCTGCCGCAGTTGAAGGTTGGCGGGGGCGTGCGCTGGCAGGGCATGGAGTACTACAAGGATGCCGGGCCCAACAACGAGACCTTCACCCAAGGCGCCTACAGCATCGTCGACGTAATGGCGCAATACGCCTTCACGCCGCAGACCAGCGTGTCCTTGAACCTCAATAACCTGTTCGACGAGAAGTACTACACCGCGATCGGCTCGCGGGGCTGGTATGGCACGCCGCGCAGCGCAACGGCCACGCTGGTGTATGCGTTCTGA